A region of Chloracidobacterium sp. DNA encodes the following proteins:
- the glmU gene encoding bifunctional UDP-N-acetylglucosamine diphosphorylase/glucosamine-1-phosphate N-acetyltransferase GlmU, with product MAAGLGTRMKSNLAKVLHKLDGRSLINHVCEAALSLNPQKIYVVVGHQSEDVKDAVLSENDANLFGFALQKQQNGTGDAVNAAREILENTDSTLLVLSGDVPMIRSETLDALVKKHNEHLGRGAACTVLTVRLKDPSGYGRVLRDENGAFEKIVEQKDANDEEKLIDEINSGIYCFDTKKLFAALSQVKNDNAQGEYYLTDVPSILREQDDDVAIFLCDDPHEIEGVNDRRQLAAMEETIRRRTVEKLMIETGVTFVDPKAAYISRRAKIGRDTVIYPNVTVEGDSVIGEGCVVRQGTRIVNSSIGNGVEIRDNCFITDSTVGDKCTVGPMAHLRGHAVMIEGSKVGNFVELKKTKLGKGSKASHLTYLGDATIGENTNIGAGTITCNYDGKNKHETHIGNNVKIGSDTMLVAPIKIGDGAVTGAGSVVKKDVEANKVVAGVPAKELNKSKE from the coding sequence ATGGCAGCCGGCCTTGGCACACGGATGAAGTCCAACCTTGCCAAGGTGCTGCACAAACTCGACGGACGATCGCTTATTAATCATGTTTGCGAAGCCGCTTTATCGCTCAACCCGCAAAAGATCTACGTCGTCGTTGGACACCAGTCTGAGGACGTCAAGGACGCGGTTTTGAGTGAAAATGATGCAAATTTGTTCGGTTTTGCATTGCAAAAACAACAGAATGGCACCGGCGATGCTGTTAATGCGGCACGCGAAATTTTGGAAAATACCGATTCGACACTGTTGGTCCTTTCTGGTGACGTTCCGATGATTCGTTCGGAAACGCTCGATGCTCTCGTGAAAAAACACAACGAACATCTTGGCCGAGGCGCCGCTTGTACGGTGCTGACCGTCAGGCTAAAAGACCCAAGCGGCTATGGCCGCGTATTGCGTGACGAAAACGGAGCATTTGAAAAGATCGTCGAGCAAAAGGACGCAAACGACGAAGAAAAACTGATCGATGAGATCAATTCCGGTATCTACTGTTTTGATACGAAAAAATTGTTTGCGGCTTTGTCGCAGGTTAAGAATGATAATGCTCAAGGTGAATATTATTTGACCGACGTGCCGAGCATCTTGCGAGAGCAAGATGATGATGTTGCGATCTTTCTATGCGACGATCCGCATGAGATCGAGGGCGTCAACGACCGCCGCCAACTTGCGGCAATGGAAGAGACAATTCGCCGCCGTACTGTCGAAAAACTGATGATAGAGACTGGCGTAACATTTGTCGATCCGAAAGCTGCATACATAAGCCGCCGTGCAAAGATCGGCCGTGACACAGTAATTTATCCAAACGTAACTGTCGAAGGCGACAGCGTCATCGGCGAAGGTTGCGTTGTTCGGCAGGGAACACGGATCGTAAATTCGAGTATCGGAAACGGCGTCGAGATACGCGATAATTGCTTTATTACCGATTCGACCGTCGGCGACAAATGCACGGTCGGTCCGATGGCGCATCTTCGAGGCCACGCAGTTATGATTGAAGGTTCGAAGGTCGGTAATTTTGTCGAACTAAAGAAAACCAAGCTCGGAAAAGGCTCCAAAGCCAGCCATCTGACCTATCTCGGGGACGCAACCATCGGCGAAAACACAAACATCGGTGCCGGAACGATAACCTGCAATTACGACGGCAAAAATAAGCATGAAACCCACATTGGAAATAACGTAAAGATCGGTTCAGATACAATGCTTGTTGCTCCGATCAAAATAGGTGACGGTGCTGTAACCGGTGCCGGAAGCGTGGTGAAAAAAGACGTTGAGGCCAACAAAGTAGTAGCTGGCGTTCCGGCTAAAGAGCTGAACAAAAGTAAGGAATAG
- the yvcK gene encoding uridine diphosphate-N-acetylglucosamine-binding protein YvcK, with product MKHHLFSDKPAGLNCVAIGGGTGLSMLLSGLKRFVNAGDIEPVWLENLSAIVAVTDDGGSSGRLRDELQMLPPGDIRNCMVALSEDSYLLSQLFRHRFSGDGDLGGHNFGNLFLAALTEITGDFGEAVKLSSEILASKGHIYPATVADVTLAAELDDGSIVRGETKISQLGGNMKRLFLDPEDCLPMPEALSAIHNANVITIGPGSLFTSLLPPILVEGVAEAIAASRAIKIFVCNLMTQPGETDGFSARHHLELVRQYAPAIDFDYVIVNDHPISDLQTQKYSGEGAEQIGVHGSISPATIEGAEIVYGNLLDDGDKVRHNAAKLADVLLLCALQPREKASVGN from the coding sequence ATGAAACATCATCTTTTTTCCGACAAGCCCGCTGGGTTGAATTGCGTCGCCATTGGCGGCGGAACCGGGCTGTCGATGCTGCTTTCCGGATTAAAACGTTTTGTGAACGCAGGCGATATTGAGCCAGTCTGGCTGGAAAATCTTTCGGCGATCGTTGCCGTTACGGACGACGGCGGAAGTTCCGGGCGGCTTCGAGACGAACTTCAAATGCTGCCGCCTGGCGACATACGCAATTGCATGGTCGCACTGTCTGAGGATTCCTATCTGCTCTCACAGCTTTTCAGGCATCGCTTTAGCGGTGACGGAGATCTGGGCGGACACAATTTTGGCAATTTATTCCTCGCGGCACTGACTGAGATAACCGGTGATTTTGGTGAGGCCGTTAAACTCTCTTCGGAGATCCTTGCGAGCAAGGGCCATATTTACCCGGCAACTGTTGCCGATGTGACACTGGCGGCCGAGTTAGATGACGGTTCAATCGTTAGAGGCGAGACAAAGATCTCTCAACTAGGCGGCAATATGAAACGGCTCTTTCTCGATCCCGAAGATTGTCTGCCGATGCCAGAGGCACTTTCCGCAATTCACAACGCAAATGTTATAACGATCGGACCCGGTTCGCTTTTCACAAGCCTTTTGCCTCCGATCCTGGTCGAAGGTGTGGCCGAAGCGATCGCAGCGTCGCGTGCGATCAAAATATTTGTTTGCAATCTGATGACTCAACCGGGCGAAACGGACGGTTTCAGTGCTCGACACCATCTCGAACTCGTTCGTCAATACGCTCCTGCGATCGATTTTGATTACGTGATAGTCAACGATCATCCTATCAGCGATTTGCAGACTCAAAAATACTCCGGCGAAGGAGCTGAGCAGATCGGCGTTCACGGATCGATCTCACCCGCGACGATTGAGGGAGCCGAGATCGTTTATGGTAATCTGTTGGACGACGGTGACAAGGTAAGGCATAACGCCGCAAAGCTCGCTGATGTCCTGTTATTATGTGCTCTGCAGCCACGAGAAAAGGCCTCGGTCGGCAATTAG
- a CDS encoding NDP-sugar synthase, whose protein sequence is MQALILAGGKGTRLRPLTVYTPKPIVPFINRPFLLYQIEILRKAGITDITLSLSYQPDKIEHILGSGADFGVSLRYVTEPSPMGTGGAYKFASNAIRETTVVFNGDILTDLDIGKVIEFHNSRSAAATITLVPVEDPTRYGLIKIDENNNVQRFVEKPQPDELAALQVNTINAGIYILEPEILDTIAADANKSFEYDVFPDILNRQMPFFGFEMTTEYWRDIGTPASYLAAHHDFLSGKLDGFEIEKAASSDDVATRAEIDKLSVLGSDCVVKSGARVVNSVIGSGVHIEEKAVVENSVIWSHTRISSAAEIRNAVIGRSCHIGRNAIVGEGSVIGDKSTLTDYTKV, encoded by the coding sequence ATGCAGGCTTTAATTTTGGCAGGCGGAAAAGGCACAAGACTCAGGCCGCTGACCGTTTACACACCAAAACCTATAGTTCCATTCATAAATCGCCCGTTTCTGTTATATCAGATCGAGATCTTGCGAAAAGCAGGCATTACAGACATCACTTTGTCGCTGAGTTATCAACCGGACAAGATCGAGCATATTTTGGGCAGCGGAGCAGATTTTGGCGTAAGTCTGCGTTATGTAACCGAGCCGTCACCGATGGGAACGGGCGGTGCGTATAAATTTGCTTCTAACGCCATTCGCGAGACTACCGTCGTTTTCAACGGCGACATCCTGACCGATCTCGACATCGGTAAAGTGATCGAATTTCATAATTCCAGATCTGCTGCTGCAACCATTACTCTTGTGCCTGTCGAAGACCCTACTCGCTATGGGCTTATCAAGATTGATGAGAACAACAACGTACAGCGCTTTGTCGAAAAACCCCAGCCTGACGAGCTTGCGGCGCTACAAGTAAATACAATAAATGCAGGCATTTACATTCTAGAACCTGAGATATTAGATACGATTGCTGCGGACGCCAATAAGTCCTTCGAATATGACGTGTTCCCTGACATTTTGAATCGCCAAATGCCGTTTTTCGGATTCGAAATGACGACGGAATATTGGCGTGACATCGGAACGCCCGCAAGTTATCTCGCTGCTCATCATGATTTCCTGAGCGGAAAACTGGATGGTTTTGAGATCGAAAAAGCTGCTTCCTCTGACGACGTAGCAACGCGGGCGGAGATCGATAAACTGTCTGTTCTCGGCAGCGATTGTGTCGTTAAGTCTGGTGCTCGTGTTGTTAATTCTGTGATCGGTTCAGGCGTTCATATCGAAGAAAAAGCCGTGGTCGAGAATTCTGTGATCTGGTCGCACACACGCATTTCCAGCGCTGCTGAAATACGCAACGCAGTCATAGGCCGAAGCTGCCATATCGGCAGAAACGCTATAGTCGGCGAAGGCTCGGTCATAGGCGACAAGAGTACGCTTACGGATTACACGAAAGTCTAA
- a CDS encoding NADPH:quinone reductase, whose product MKAIVVREFGEPEVMKIEELPTPASSGSQVLVQIKAAGVNPVDAYLRTGIHAHAPNLPYTPGKDAAGIVESVGEAVTKFKAGDRVYIADSLTGTYAEYALCEEKQLGTLPGNVSFEQGAGVWTPYATSYRALFQRADAKAGETVLIHGASGGVGIAAIQWAKNAGLTVIGTASSEDGKKLAAEQGADHVFDHTDDSHLAAVKEITDGKGVEVIIEMLANVNLQKDFDALAMFGRIVVIGNRGSLDFNPRVIMGKDATVYGMSLFNSLQPDRDKIHAAIFDGLKSGVLNPIIRKTLPLADAPLAHHEVMENKALGKIVLVP is encoded by the coding sequence ATGAAAGCAATTGTCGTCCGCGAATTTGGTGAACCAGAGGTAATGAAGATCGAAGAGCTTCCGACGCCCGCGTCGTCTGGCTCCCAAGTTCTGGTTCAGATCAAAGCTGCGGGTGTTAATCCTGTTGATGCTTATCTCCGCACCGGAATTCATGCCCACGCTCCAAATCTGCCTTACACGCCGGGTAAAGATGCCGCCGGCATTGTCGAATCTGTCGGCGAGGCTGTAACCAAGTTCAAAGCGGGCGATAGAGTTTATATCGCCGACTCATTGACAGGAACGTATGCTGAATATGCGTTGTGCGAAGAAAAGCAGCTCGGAACTTTGCCTGGCAACGTCAGCTTTGAACAGGGAGCGGGCGTCTGGACGCCGTATGCGACCAGCTATCGTGCTTTATTTCAAAGAGCCGATGCAAAGGCGGGCGAGACCGTTCTCATTCACGGAGCATCCGGCGGCGTTGGTATCGCCGCAATTCAGTGGGCAAAAAACGCAGGCCTGACAGTCATAGGAACAGCTAGTTCTGAAGATGGCAAAAAACTCGCGGCCGAACAAGGAGCAGATCACGTCTTCGATCACACCGACGACTCGCATCTCGCGGCTGTAAAAGAGATCACAGACGGCAAAGGCGTCGAAGTCATTATCGAAATGCTCGCTAATGTTAACTTGCAGAAAGATTTTGATGCGCTCGCAATGTTTGGCCGTATTGTCGTGATAGGGAATCGCGGAAGCCTCGACTTTAATCCGCGCGTGATCATGGGCAAGGACGCAACCGTTTACGGAATGTCGCTTTTCAATTCTTTGCAGCCCGACCGTGATAAGATACACGCTGCAATATTCGATGGACTTAAATCCGGAGTTCTAAATCCTATCATCCGCAAAACACTTCCGCTTGCCGATGCACCATTGGCCCATCACGAAGTAATGGAAAACAAGGCTTTGGGCAAGATCGTCCTTGTGCCTTAA
- the mutM gene encoding bifunctional DNA-formamidopyrimidine glycosylase/DNA-(apurinic or apyrimidinic site) lyase produces the protein MPELPEVELISRSLNSLVKGRTIVSAKLLRPRLAPDISPVKFSNKLRKAKINFVHRRGKHILFDLSSEKTLIVHLRMSGRFSILPAEREDPKFTHAVFHLEDETRLVFDDQRHFGLMKIVDTNDLHDAKELIKLAPEPFSDDFSIEYLFDRTKNSKRSLKEFLLDQTRVCGLGNIYACEAMFAAGLDPRKPADKLSKQNVIRLHESIRAVLQEAVSHAGSRVVDPENLEGNYFSGSTDAGWFVYDREGELCNACKSPILRLKQGSRSTYFCPKCQKK, from the coding sequence ATGCCCGAATTACCTGAAGTCGAACTGATCTCAAGATCGCTTAACTCGCTGGTCAAAGGCCGGACAATTGTGTCTGCAAAACTTCTTCGTCCGCGACTCGCTCCTGATATATCACCAGTCAAATTTTCCAACAAACTTCGTAAAGCAAAGATCAATTTTGTCCATCGACGGGGTAAGCATATTCTCTTTGATCTCAGCAGCGAAAAAACACTGATTGTTCATCTGAGAATGAGCGGACGCTTCTCGATTTTGCCCGCCGAACGCGAAGATCCGAAATTCACCCACGCGGTTTTCCATCTGGAGGACGAAACCAGATTGGTCTTTGACGACCAGCGGCATTTCGGATTGATGAAAATCGTTGATACTAACGATCTTCACGATGCGAAGGAATTAATAAAACTCGCACCCGAACCTTTTTCTGATGATTTTTCTATCGAATATCTTTTTGATAGGACAAAAAATTCCAAACGCAGCCTGAAAGAATTTCTGCTCGACCAAACAAGAGTCTGCGGCCTGGGCAACATCTATGCCTGTGAAGCGATGTTCGCCGCAGGTTTGGATCCGAGAAAGCCAGCCGATAAACTTTCTAAACAAAACGTCATACGCCTGCATGAAAGTATTCGTGCCGTCTTGCAAGAAGCCGTCTCACACGCAGGAAGCCGCGTAGTCGATCCCGAAAACCTGGAAGGCAATTATTTCAGCGGTTCCACCGATGCCGGATGGTTCGTTTACGACCGTGAAGGTGAACTTTGCAATGCTTGCAAATCGCCAATTCTAAGGTTAAAACAAGGTAGTCGTTCAACTTATTTTTGTCCAAAATGTCAGAAAAAATAG
- a CDS encoding bifunctional homocysteine S-methyltransferase/methylenetetrahydrofolate reductase — protein sequence MKNFRELLDSDGIYVFDGAVGTRLYDKGVYINRSYDELNLTNPDLVREVHEEYVAAGADIIETNTFGATRHKLQPYGLESKLREINVSAVKLAREAAGDKAYVAGAIGPLGLRLEPFGPTSFDEAREMYKEQIEALLEGGVDLFILETFSELPLIEQAIRAVRELTDLPIVAQMTIQMDGKTLYGDTPEHFTKKLDKLGVDVIGLNCGMGPNHLLNALEKMRSVTTNPLSAQPNAGLPRDVQGRQFYMGSPEYMAEFSRRFVQVGAKFVGGCCGTTPTHIKLIADGIRSISPRVTARAVIENEPVTISELKPDDVQVVKPEDRSRWSAKIARGEFVTSVEVLPPKGCDAQKTLDSIRLLKDAGVDGVNIPDGPRAQTRMSAQATAVLVEREIGIEAVLHYCCRDRNLLGMMSDLLGASALGLHNLLLITGDPPKMGPYPDATAVFDIDAIGLTNMVNKLNHGLDLGNNPIGKPTAFSIGVGVNPGAVNMEEEIKRFEWKVEAGAEYAITQPVFDTAQLKRFLDMIDHVRIPIIAGIWPLVSFRNAEFLHNEVPGVEVTQEILERMRIASDVSKEEAREEGINIARESLLEVRDVIQGVQVSAPFGNVKYALQVFEALDEFKR from the coding sequence ATGAAAAACTTTCGCGAACTTCTGGATTCAGACGGCATATACGTTTTTGACGGAGCGGTCGGGACGCGTCTTTACGATAAGGGCGTTTATATCAACCGCAGCTACGACGAGCTTAATCTCACAAATCCAGACCTTGTCCGCGAGGTCCATGAGGAGTACGTTGCCGCCGGTGCGGACATTATCGAGACCAATACCTTTGGTGCGACGCGGCACAAATTGCAACCGTACGGCCTCGAAAGCAAATTACGCGAGATCAATGTTTCCGCCGTGAAACTTGCCCGCGAGGCCGCAGGCGACAAGGCCTATGTTGCCGGAGCAATCGGGCCTTTGGGTTTGCGTCTCGAACCGTTTGGCCCGACATCTTTCGACGAGGCACGAGAGATGTACAAAGAGCAGATCGAAGCATTGCTCGAAGGCGGCGTTGACCTTTTCATCCTCGAAACCTTTTCCGAATTGCCGCTCATCGAACAGGCGATTCGCGCCGTCCGTGAACTGACCGATCTGCCGATAGTTGCCCAGATGACGATCCAAATGGACGGCAAAACACTTTACGGCGACACACCGGAGCATTTTACGAAGAAGCTCGACAAACTCGGCGTCGATGTCATCGGCCTGAACTGCGGAATGGGCCCAAACCATCTGCTCAACGCTCTCGAAAAAATGCGTTCGGTCACAACCAATCCGCTTTCTGCACAGCCAAACGCCGGTTTGCCGCGTGACGTTCAGGGGCGACAGTTTTACATGGGTTCGCCTGAATATATGGCCGAATTTTCACGGCGTTTTGTCCAGGTCGGTGCAAAATTCGTTGGCGGCTGCTGCGGAACTACACCGACGCACATCAAGCTTATTGCGGACGGCATCCGCTCGATCAGTCCGCGTGTCACGGCGAGAGCGGTAATAGAAAATGAGCCGGTCACGATCTCTGAACTGAAACCGGACGACGTTCAGGTCGTAAAGCCCGAGGATCGTTCCCGCTGGTCGGCAAAGATCGCTCGCGGCGAATTTGTTACGTCGGTCGAGGTTCTGCCGCCCAAAGGATGCGATGCTCAGAAGACGCTCGATTCGATCCGTTTGCTAAAAGACGCCGGCGTCGATGGCGTAAATATTCCAGACGGCCCGCGTGCCCAAACGCGAATGTCGGCCCAAGCGACTGCCGTTCTCGTCGAACGCGAGATCGGCATCGAAGCCGTCCTGCACTACTGCTGCCGCGACCGCAATCTGCTCGGCATGATGTCGGATCTGCTCGGAGCTTCCGCTTTGGGATTGCACAATTTACTGCTGATCACGGGCGACCCGCCAAAGATGGGGCCTTACCCTGATGCGACCGCCGTTTTTGACATAGACGCGATCGGCCTGACCAACATGGTCAACAAACTAAATCACGGCCTTGATCTAGGCAACAACCCGATCGGCAAACCGACCGCGTTCTCGATCGGAGTCGGTGTAAATCCCGGCGCGGTGAATATGGAAGAGGAAATAAAACGATTCGAGTGGAAGGTCGAAGCTGGTGCTGAATACGCTATCACTCAGCCGGTTTTCGACACCGCGCAGCTAAAACGCTTTCTCGATATGATCGATCACGTCCGAATTCCGATCATCGCCGGTATTTGGCCGCTCGTTAGCTTCCGCAACGCCGAATTTCTTCATAACGAAGTGCCGGGCGTCGAGGTAACCCAAGAGATCCTCGAACGCATGCGTATAGCCTCTGACGTAAGCAAAGAGGAAGCCCGCGAAGAAGGCATCAACATCGCTCGGGAATCGCTGCTCGAAGTTCGCGACGTAATTCAAGGCGTTCAGGTCTCGGCCCCATTCGGAAACGTGAAATACGCTCTACAGGTATTTGAAGCTTTGGATGAATTTAAGAGGTGA
- a CDS encoding PDZ domain-containing protein, whose translation MSEKIVPVISAKPKICSARYAYLTCFALVVIIAVTAVYVGAQDKDDNKPNPDANAKRAREYASQMLDEIERLMFEHYYDKTFHGIDLKKRIKEAKERLKTLEYNWQMYRVPAQVLLELNDSHTSLGLPRTDNFDYGVRWQMIGDDCFITIVDKKSDAFKQGLEPGDQVLKIGNFVPNRTDLWKINFVLYSLDPAKTIELKIRRPDNAEKTVRITASSVSSAKFWNDLIDRQETKRDIFKCSEISPTVVVCKLYTFNAENNDIAKMMKFAAKYPNLILDLRGNSGGLVSVEEAFIGYFFEEKVKIADMVKRSKSELRMSKPVDRDKIYRGKVAVLIDSASASAAEVTARVLQLEKRAVVYGDVSSGSVMTSIGFPLKLRSITKWDNAQYFSPGMSITIGDVVMKDGSRLEHIGVIPDTVLRPGGLALQMKMDPVLAYVAIAFGVQLSPAEAGKLNFLTQGDNSEKDSKDAKR comes from the coding sequence ATGTCAGAAAAAATAGTACCGGTCATATCTGCCAAACCTAAGATCTGCTCAGCTCGGTACGCTTACCTAACTTGTTTTGCACTTGTTGTCATCATCGCAGTAACGGCGGTCTACGTCGGGGCTCAGGACAAGGATGACAATAAGCCAAACCCGGATGCTAATGCCAAACGTGCGCGAGAATACGCGTCACAAATGCTTGACGAGATCGAGCGGCTAATGTTTGAGCATTATTATGACAAGACCTTTCACGGAATAGATCTAAAAAAAAGAATCAAAGAAGCAAAAGAACGTCTAAAAACTCTTGAGTATAACTGGCAAATGTATCGTGTTCCAGCGCAAGTGCTTTTAGAACTCAACGACTCTCACACATCTCTAGGCCTGCCGCGCACGGACAATTTTGATTACGGTGTTAGATGGCAAATGATAGGCGACGATTGCTTCATTACAATAGTCGACAAAAAAAGTGATGCCTTTAAGCAAGGCCTGGAACCTGGCGATCAGGTACTAAAGATCGGAAATTTTGTACCAAACCGCACAGACCTTTGGAAGATCAATTTTGTGCTTTATAGTCTCGATCCTGCCAAGACGATAGAATTAAAGATTAGGCGGCCCGATAATGCTGAAAAAACAGTTCGCATAACTGCCAGCAGTGTCAGCTCAGCAAAATTCTGGAACGACCTAATTGATCGACAAGAAACGAAACGTGACATTTTCAAGTGTTCGGAGATCAGTCCTACTGTTGTCGTTTGTAAACTTTATACATTTAATGCTGAAAATAACGATATCGCTAAAATGATGAAATTTGCGGCTAAGTACCCGAATCTTATCCTTGATCTACGAGGCAATTCCGGAGGTTTAGTTTCAGTGGAAGAGGCATTCATAGGATATTTCTTTGAAGAAAAGGTAAAGATCGCTGATATGGTGAAGCGGTCAAAATCCGAACTGCGAATGTCTAAGCCCGTAGACAGGGACAAGATTTATAGAGGCAAAGTCGCGGTGCTTATTGATTCTGCATCTGCATCAGCCGCCGAGGTGACTGCTCGCGTTCTTCAACTGGAAAAACGGGCTGTCGTGTACGGAGACGTAAGCAGCGGAAGCGTGATGACAAGCATTGGTTTTCCTTTGAAACTCCGTTCAATAACTAAATGGGACAATGCCCAATATTTCTCACCGGGAATGAGCATTACGATCGGCGACGTTGTCATGAAGGATGGCTCGCGGCTCGAACACATAGGTGTCATTCCCGATACTGTACTGCGACCGGGCGGCCTTGCTCTGCAGATGAAAATGGACCCGGTTTTGGCGTATGTGGCAATTGCGTTTGGGGTACAGTTAAGCCCGGCAGAGGCGGGAAAGCTGAATTTCCTTACACAAGGTGACAACAGTGAAAAAGATTCAAAGGATGCAAAACGATAA
- the glmS gene encoding glutamine--fructose-6-phosphate transaminase (isomerizing) yields MCGIVGYVGNKQVVPLIIEGLRKLEYRGYDSAGIAVVDGDHHMELRRAEGKLRNLEEAIRLSPLDGNYGIGHTRWATHGRPTEENAHPHRDQSGKVVVVHNGIIENYLTLKERLQAIGHEFHTETDTEVVAHLIGHYIDTESLSLELAVRKTVKELKGIFALSIISSDEPDMIVSVREGPPVVIGLGDGEFFVASDIPPILAHTRDVFFLGDREIAVLTKESVRVTDFDGNVVEPQTQRITWDPIQAEKGGFKHFMLKEIYEQPRAVRDTSQGRVSLDNGKVYLDPMDISDDDLQGITSIKIAACGTSWHAALAGKYMLEQLARVPVEVDYASEFRYRDPVLSENDLIIVISQSGETADTIAAMREAKLSGCKILAICNVQGSMITREADGTILTHAGPEIGVASTKAFTCQMVALYLFSLYLGQLRGKIDETQAKKLAQDLAELPLKIEQLLNNADSIEELSKEFFRSQDFLYLGRGINFPVALEGALKLKEISYIHAEGYPAGEMKHGPNALIDEKLPVVIVNTREKNNAASELRYEKTHSNIVEVKSRDGIILTVLTEGDTMSCKVSDHVIEIPETSDLLGPILSIVPLQLLSYHIAVRRGCDVDQPRNLAKSVTVE; encoded by the coding sequence ATGTGTGGAATTGTAGGATACGTTGGAAATAAACAAGTTGTGCCGTTGATCATCGAAGGCTTAAGGAAGCTCGAGTATCGTGGTTACGATTCGGCGGGGATTGCGGTGGTTGACGGTGACCATCATATGGAACTGCGGCGTGCCGAGGGTAAGCTGCGGAACCTCGAAGAAGCAATTCGCCTGAGCCCGCTCGACGGCAATTACGGCATCGGCCATACGCGATGGGCGACGCACGGGCGTCCGACTGAGGAAAACGCGCATCCTCATCGCGATCAGTCGGGCAAGGTCGTTGTTGTTCACAACGGCATCATCGAAAATTACCTCACGCTGAAAGAGAGGCTGCAGGCGATCGGGCACGAGTTTCATACCGAAACCGACACCGAGGTCGTCGCTCATCTGATCGGCCATTACATAGATACAGAAAGTTTGTCGCTTGAGCTTGCCGTTCGAAAAACGGTGAAAGAGTTAAAAGGAATCTTCGCTCTCTCGATCATCTCTTCGGACGAGCCGGATATGATCGTCTCCGTTCGCGAAGGCCCGCCGGTCGTGATCGGTTTGGGCGACGGCGAGTTTTTTGTTGCGTCGGATATTCCGCCGATATTAGCACATACACGCGATGTATTTTTTCTCGGCGACAGGGAAATTGCTGTGCTTACAAAAGAGTCTGTTCGCGTCACGGATTTCGACGGCAATGTGGTTGAGCCCCAGACACAGCGGATCACTTGGGACCCTATTCAGGCTGAGAAAGGCGGCTTCAAACATTTTATGCTGAAGGAGATATACGAGCAGCCGCGTGCAGTGCGCGACACCTCGCAAGGGCGTGTTTCTCTTGATAACGGAAAAGTTTATCTCGATCCGATGGACATCTCGGACGACGACCTACAGGGCATTACATCAATCAAGATTGCCGCCTGCGGCACTTCGTGGCACGCCGCTCTCGCCGGAAAGTACATGCTCGAACAGCTTGCACGCGTTCCGGTCGAGGTGGATTATGCGTCGGAATTTCGCTATCGCGATCCGGTTTTGAGCGAGAATGATCTGATAATCGTAATTTCGCAATCTGGCGAAACCGCCGATACAATTGCGGCTATGCGTGAGGCAAAATTGTCCGGTTGTAAAATCCTTGCGATCTGTAATGTTCAGGGTTCGATGATCACACGCGAGGCAGATGGAACCATATTGACGCACGCAGGGCCTGAGATCGGGGTGGCATCGACCAAAGCGTTTACTTGTCAGATGGTCGCTTTGTATTTGTTCTCCTTGTATCTGGGACAACTACGCGGCAAGATCGACGAGACGCAAGCCAAAAAACTCGCACAAGACCTCGCCGAACTTCCGCTAAAGATCGAGCAATTGTTGAACAATGCGGATTCGATCGAGGAACTTTCAAAAGAGTTTTTCCGTTCGCAGGATTTTCTTTATCTCGGCAGAGGTATCAATTTTCCTGTCGCCCTCGAAGGCGCCTTAAAATTAAAAGAGATCAGCTACATCCACGCTGAAGGTTATCCCGCTGGCGAAATGAAACACGGCCCGAATGCACTGATCGATGAAAAATTGCCGGTTGTGATCGTCAACACACGTGAAAAAAATAATGCGGCAAGCGAATTGCGTTACGAAAAAACGCACTCGAATATCGTCGAGGTCAAATCCCGCGACGGCATCATTTTGACGGTTTTGACTGAAGGCGACACGATGAGCTGCAAAGTGTCCGACCACGTAATCGAGATCCCCGAAACATCCGATTTACTGGGTCCGATACTCTCGATAGTGCCATTGCAGTTGCTCTCGTATCACATCGCCGTTCGAAGAGGATGCGATGTCGATCAGCCGAGAAACCTGGCAAAATCTGTGACGGTGGAATAG